Proteins from a genomic interval of Pirellulales bacterium:
- a CDS encoding MMPL family transporter, protein MVHSLSHILVRYRVPLLLAAIGATFAGYFPAQRLAFDRSIENMFAPDDPVLTPFRKLKRTFGGDEVALAAYVDPDLLTTGGLARLEQITNDLAAVPGVRQTFSLSTVEQFFTSPLLAPFRSRLLELSEGYTVGSDHQTAGIVCVLVPEHEAKVPRAQTVDELRRRTEAHAAGGVLTGEPVMVVDGFRFLEDDGRLLGGVSTVLLMLTIVICFRSLRWVVVPMAVVGSTLVWTQATLVASHLHLSLVSSMLWAIITVIGVATVLHLVVSFREFRAEGLSPRQALELAVDRLWVPICWACATDAAGFGALMVSRVGPVHDFGLMMLVGSLLALVSIAVVVPGLSLAGRFDSDPRRAWGEHGLEFGLRHLAASIERRPLVLTAAIASVSAFCCLGIVHLEVETDFTKNFRQSSPIVRSYEFVESRLGGAGVWDVIVPAPAENIDQFMDNVSTLEQRLRSEVRFVNAAGVPEPGLTKVLSAIDALDLLPLRRIFAQAKLETMLAAAADRLPIVQALYGHDPQDGNRLYLRIMLRAKERQPSRQKQALVEQVARISREVFPEAEVTGSFVLLTRLIESTTRDQWLTFGVASAAIFLMMLVAFRSLPVALITLVPNALPILIVTGLMGWLRLRINMGAAMIASVSMGLAVDSSIHYITAYRRHRAAGLTTGEALHAVHQSVGRAMVFSTLALIVGFSALALSRFVPTIYFGVLVGLTMLGGLVGNLVILPLLLKLVDRREG, encoded by the coding sequence ATGGTTCATTCCCTTTCGCATATTCTTGTCCGTTACCGCGTGCCACTGCTGCTGGCAGCCATCGGGGCCACGTTCGCCGGTTACTTTCCCGCCCAGCGGCTGGCGTTCGACCGCTCGATCGAAAACATGTTTGCTCCGGATGATCCGGTGTTGACCCCGTTTCGCAAGCTGAAGCGCACCTTCGGCGGCGACGAAGTGGCCCTGGCCGCCTACGTCGATCCCGACCTGCTGACCACCGGCGGCCTGGCGCGGCTGGAACAGATCACCAACGATCTGGCCGCGGTGCCCGGCGTCAGGCAAACGTTCAGCCTTTCAACCGTCGAGCAGTTCTTTACGTCACCCCTCCTTGCGCCGTTCAGGTCGCGGCTGCTGGAATTAAGCGAAGGGTACACGGTCGGTTCCGACCATCAGACGGCCGGCATCGTCTGCGTGCTGGTGCCGGAGCACGAGGCCAAAGTGCCACGGGCACAGACCGTCGACGAGTTGCGGCGGCGGACCGAGGCGCACGCGGCCGGCGGTGTGTTGACCGGCGAGCCGGTGATGGTGGTCGATGGCTTCCGCTTTCTCGAAGACGACGGCCGCTTGCTGGGTGGCGTCTCGACGGTGCTCTTGATGTTGACCATCGTGATTTGCTTCCGCAGCCTGCGATGGGTGGTCGTGCCCATGGCCGTCGTGGGCAGCACGCTCGTATGGACGCAGGCTACGCTGGTCGCCAGCCATCTCCACCTGAGCCTGGTCAGCTCGATGCTGTGGGCCATCATCACGGTGATCGGCGTGGCCACGGTGCTGCACCTGGTGGTCAGCTTTCGCGAGTTTCGGGCCGAGGGCCTTTCGCCGCGGCAGGCGCTCGAACTGGCCGTCGATCGGCTGTGGGTGCCCATCTGCTGGGCCTGCGCCACCGACGCGGCGGGCTTCGGCGCTCTCATGGTGTCCCGCGTCGGGCCGGTACACGATTTCGGTCTGATGATGCTCGTCGGATCCCTGTTGGCGCTGGTGAGCATCGCCGTGGTCGTGCCCGGCTTGTCGCTGGCCGGCCGCTTCGACTCCGATCCGCGGCGGGCCTGGGGCGAGCACGGCCTCGAGTTCGGCCTGCGCCACCTTGCCGCGTCGATCGAGCGTCGGCCGCTCGTGCTGACGGCGGCCATCGCGTCGGTATCCGCGTTCTGCTGCTTGGGCATCGTACACTTGGAAGTCGAAACCGACTTCACCAAGAACTTCCGGCAATCGAGTCCGATTGTTCGATCTTACGAGTTTGTCGAGTCGCGTTTGGGCGGGGCCGGTGTATGGGACGTCATCGTGCCGGCCCCGGCGGAGAACATCGACCAGTTCATGGACAACGTCAGCACGCTCGAACAACGGCTGCGCAGTGAAGTGCGGTTCGTGAATGCGGCGGGCGTGCCGGAGCCGGGCCTGACCAAAGTGCTCAGCGCCATCGACGCGCTCGATCTGTTGCCGCTGCGACGCATTTTCGCCCAAGCGAAGCTCGAAACGATGCTCGCCGCGGCGGCCGACCGATTGCCGATCGTTCAGGCGCTTTACGGACACGATCCCCAAGACGGCAACCGCCTTTACCTGCGGATCATGCTGCGGGCAAAAGAGCGCCAGCCGTCGCGGCAAAAGCAGGCGCTGGTGGAGCAGGTCGCTCGCATCAGCCGCGAGGTGTTTCCCGAGGCCGAGGTGACCGGGTCGTTCGTATTGCTCACGCGGCTGATCGAAAGCACCACGCGCGACCAATGGCTCACGTTCGGCGTGGCTTCGGCGGCGATCTTCCTGATGATGCTGGTGGCGTTTCGCAGCCTGCCGGTGGCGCTGATCACGTTGGTGCCGAACGCCTTGCCGATCTTGATCGTGACGGGGCTGATGGGTTGGCTGCGGCTACGGATCAACATGGGCGCGGCGATGATCGCCAGCGTTTCGATGGGCCTGGCGGTCGATTCTTCGATTCACTACATCACCGCCTACCGACGGCACCGCGCCGCCGGCCTGACCACCGGCGAGGCTTTGCACGCCGTGCATCAAAGCGTCGGCCGGGCGATGGTCTTTTCGACGCTGGCTTTGATTGTCGGCTTTAGTGCGCTGGCGCTGAGCCGCTTTGTGCCGACGATTTATTTCGGTGTGCTGGTCGGTTTGACGATGTTGGGCGGGCTGGTCGGCAACTTGGTGATTCTGCCGTTGCTGTTGAAGCTTGTCGATCGCAGGGAGGGATGA